From Maylandia zebra isolate NMK-2024a linkage group LG11, Mzebra_GT3a, whole genome shotgun sequence, one genomic window encodes:
- the stk40 gene encoding serine/threonine-protein kinase 40 isoform X1, with protein MESSSMSKRRSSERGAGETSGRASKLQSPGISGSNAKRAGPFILGPRLGNSPVPSIVQCLARKDGTDDFYQLKILTLEERVDSAKETQEERQGKMLLHTEYSLLSLLHNQDGVVHHHGLFQDRAYEIVEDTDANKMRKMKKRLCLVLDCLCAHDFSDKTADLINLQHYVIKEKRLSEREAIVIFYDVVRVVEALHKKNIVHRDLKLGNMVLNKRTHRITITNFCLGKHLVSEDDLLKDQRGSPAYISPDVLSGRPYRGKPSDMWALGVVLFTMLYGQFPFYDSMPQELFRKIKAAEYSIPEDGRVSENTVCLIRKLLVLDPQERLTAGEVLESLGAIIASWQSVSAMSGPLQVVPDIDDQVNHPEQEAKVIEESSQYEFENYMRQQLLLAEEKNTIHEAKSFLTNRQFGSIPPVRRLGHDAQPVSPLDAAILAQRFLRK; from the exons ATGGAA AGCTCCAGTATGTCTAAGCGGCGCTCGTCGGAGAGGGGGGCTGGTGAGACATCAGGCAGAGCCAGCAAGCTGCAGAGTCCCGGGATATCCGGTAGTAATGCCAAGAGAGCTGGGCCCTTTATTCTTG GGCCTCGCCTGGGCAACTCACCAGTGCCGAGCATAGTGCAGTGTCTGGCCAGAAAAGACGGCACAGATGACTTCTATCAACTCAAA ATTTTGACGCTGGAGGAACGAGTAGACTCTGCCAAGGAGACACAAGAGGAGAGGCAGGGGAAGATGCTGCTGCACACCGAATACTCACTTCTTTCTCTGCTGCACAACCAAGATGGTGTGGTCCACCACCATGGCCTCTTTCAG GATCGAGCCTATGAGATTGTGGAGGACACGGATGCTAACAAAATGCGCAAGATGAAAAAGCGTCTCTGCCTCGTGCTGGACTGCTTGTGTGCACATGACTTTAGTGACAAGACGGCAGATCTAATAAATCTCCAGCATTATGTCATAAAGGAGAAGCGCTTGAGTGAGCGGGAAGCCATTGTCATCTTCTATGATGTGGTGCGTGTGGTGGAGGCTCTTCACAAG AAAAACATTGTTCACAGAGACCTCAAGCTGGGAAATATGGTGCTGAACAAGCG GACTCATCGAATCACCATCACAAACTTCTGCCTGGGAAAGCACCTGGTGAGTGAGGATGACCTTCTGAAAGACCAGAGAGGAAGTCCAGCTTACATCAGTCCGGATGTACTAAGTG GTCGACCATATCGTGGAAAACCTAGTGACATGTGGGCGCTTGGTGTTGTTTTATTCACAATGCTGTATGGCCAGTTCCCCTTTTATGACAGCATGCCTCAAGAACTCTTCCGCAAGATCAAGGCTGCTGAGTACTCCATCCCAGA GGATGGCCGTGTGTCAGAGAACACGGTGTGCCTAATCCGAAAGCTACTGGTGCTGGACCCTCAGGAAAGGCTGACTGCAGGAGAGGTGCTGGAGTCCCTCGGTGCCATCATTGCCTCATG GCAGTCAGTTTCAGCAATGAGTGGCCCTTTGCAGGTGGTTCCAGATATTGATGATCAGGTCAATCACCCGGAACAAGAG GCCAAGGTGATAGAAGAGTCTTCGCAGTACGAGTTTGAGAACTACATGcggcagcagctgctgctaGCTGAAGAGAAGAACACTATCCATGAAGCCAAGAGCTTTCTCACAAACCGTCAGTTTGGCAGCATCCCACCTGTAAGGCGTCTTGGACACGATGCTCAGCCTGTCAGCCCACTAGATGCTGCCATCTTGGCACAACGTTTTCTGCGGAAGTAA
- the stk40 gene encoding serine/threonine-protein kinase 40 isoform X2 has translation MSKRRSSERGAGETSGRASKLQSPGISGSNAKRAGPFILGPRLGNSPVPSIVQCLARKDGTDDFYQLKILTLEERVDSAKETQEERQGKMLLHTEYSLLSLLHNQDGVVHHHGLFQDRAYEIVEDTDANKMRKMKKRLCLVLDCLCAHDFSDKTADLINLQHYVIKEKRLSEREAIVIFYDVVRVVEALHKKNIVHRDLKLGNMVLNKRTHRITITNFCLGKHLVSEDDLLKDQRGSPAYISPDVLSGRPYRGKPSDMWALGVVLFTMLYGQFPFYDSMPQELFRKIKAAEYSIPEDGRVSENTVCLIRKLLVLDPQERLTAGEVLESLGAIIASWQSVSAMSGPLQVVPDIDDQVNHPEQEAKVIEESSQYEFENYMRQQLLLAEEKNTIHEAKSFLTNRQFGSIPPVRRLGHDAQPVSPLDAAILAQRFLRK, from the exons ATGTCTAAGCGGCGCTCGTCGGAGAGGGGGGCTGGTGAGACATCAGGCAGAGCCAGCAAGCTGCAGAGTCCCGGGATATCCGGTAGTAATGCCAAGAGAGCTGGGCCCTTTATTCTTG GGCCTCGCCTGGGCAACTCACCAGTGCCGAGCATAGTGCAGTGTCTGGCCAGAAAAGACGGCACAGATGACTTCTATCAACTCAAA ATTTTGACGCTGGAGGAACGAGTAGACTCTGCCAAGGAGACACAAGAGGAGAGGCAGGGGAAGATGCTGCTGCACACCGAATACTCACTTCTTTCTCTGCTGCACAACCAAGATGGTGTGGTCCACCACCATGGCCTCTTTCAG GATCGAGCCTATGAGATTGTGGAGGACACGGATGCTAACAAAATGCGCAAGATGAAAAAGCGTCTCTGCCTCGTGCTGGACTGCTTGTGTGCACATGACTTTAGTGACAAGACGGCAGATCTAATAAATCTCCAGCATTATGTCATAAAGGAGAAGCGCTTGAGTGAGCGGGAAGCCATTGTCATCTTCTATGATGTGGTGCGTGTGGTGGAGGCTCTTCACAAG AAAAACATTGTTCACAGAGACCTCAAGCTGGGAAATATGGTGCTGAACAAGCG GACTCATCGAATCACCATCACAAACTTCTGCCTGGGAAAGCACCTGGTGAGTGAGGATGACCTTCTGAAAGACCAGAGAGGAAGTCCAGCTTACATCAGTCCGGATGTACTAAGTG GTCGACCATATCGTGGAAAACCTAGTGACATGTGGGCGCTTGGTGTTGTTTTATTCACAATGCTGTATGGCCAGTTCCCCTTTTATGACAGCATGCCTCAAGAACTCTTCCGCAAGATCAAGGCTGCTGAGTACTCCATCCCAGA GGATGGCCGTGTGTCAGAGAACACGGTGTGCCTAATCCGAAAGCTACTGGTGCTGGACCCTCAGGAAAGGCTGACTGCAGGAGAGGTGCTGGAGTCCCTCGGTGCCATCATTGCCTCATG GCAGTCAGTTTCAGCAATGAGTGGCCCTTTGCAGGTGGTTCCAGATATTGATGATCAGGTCAATCACCCGGAACAAGAG GCCAAGGTGATAGAAGAGTCTTCGCAGTACGAGTTTGAGAACTACATGcggcagcagctgctgctaGCTGAAGAGAAGAACACTATCCATGAAGCCAAGAGCTTTCTCACAAACCGTCAGTTTGGCAGCATCCCACCTGTAAGGCGTCTTGGACACGATGCTCAGCCTGTCAGCCCACTAGATGCTGCCATCTTGGCACAACGTTTTCTGCGGAAGTAA
- the oscp1b gene encoding protein OSCP1 isoform X3, producing the protein MSSRTLPLLFINLGGEMLYILDQRLRAQNIPADKAKKVSTIPGWIEADRKRVMNDIITTMFNKKFLEELFKPQELYSKKALRTVFDRLAHASIMRLNQASMDKDILLVSFNHMDAIKDFVKDTPSILSQVDETYRQLIEMYTPLSSGEFQLIRQTLLIFFQDMHIRVSIFLKDKVQNSNGRFVLPTSGPVPHGTQVPGLIRMFSCTGEEFTRLKFNNGGNYTTALREGSFDIFGDRVTKLGTNMYSVSRPVETHMSGTSKNSAQHTKVSAAPNPLAKEELNLLARLMGGLEVQKPGNADTGFRISLFATDEEEEEALISRPDELSYGVINIQATKDQQANAELAKIMGEFTESGDQSPSVSNKGDDLLAMMDGL; encoded by the exons ATGTCTTCAAGGACTCTGCCGCTGCTTTTCATTAATCTCGGCGGGGAAATGTTGTACATCCTAGACCAGCGTCTCCGAGCTCAGAATATCCCTGCTGACAAAGCTAAGAAAG TTTCCACAATACCTGGCTGGATAGAGGCGGACAGAAAGAGAG TTATGAATGACATCATCACCACCATGTTTAACAAAAAGTTCCTGGAGGAGCTTTTTAAGCCACAGGAGCTTTATTCCAAGAAGGCCCTACGGACCGTGTTTGACAGGTTGGCCCACGCATCCATAATGAGACTCAATCAAGCTAGTATGGACAAG GACATCCTCCTTGTGTCCTTCAACCACATGGATGCAATCAAAGACTTTGTGAAAGATACTCCCAGCATTCTCAGCCAGGTTGATGAGACTTACCGACAGCTGATAGAG ATGTATACGCCTTTGTCCAGTGGTGAATTCCAGCTGATTAGACAAACTCTTCTTATCTTCTTTCAAGACATGCATATAAGG GTATCTATTTTCCTCAAGGACAAAGTGCAGAATTCAAATGGCCGCTTTGTTCTTCCCACCAGTGGTCCTGTGCCCCATGGCACTCAAGTCCCTGGCTTGATAAG GATGTTCAGCTGTACAGGTGAGGAATTCACCAGGCTGAAGTTCAATAATGGAGGGAACTATACCACTGCACTCCGTGAAGGATCTTTTGACATCTTTGGTGATAGAGTCACAAAACTGGGCACAAACAT GTACAGTGTAAGTCGCCCAGTGGAAACTCACATGTCTGGCACATCTAAAAATTCTGCTCAGCATACAAAG GTCAGCGCTGCTCCAAACCCTCTGGCCAAAGAGGAACTGAACCTGCTGGCCAGGTTAATGGGAGGGTTAGAAGTTCAGAAACCAGGAAACGCAGACACTGGCTTCCGAATTAGCCTCTTTGCTACTGACGAAGAAGAAGA AGAGGCATTAATATCAAGACCCGATGAGCTTTCATATGGAGTCATAAACATCCAAGCAACCAAG GACCAGCAAGCCAATGCAGAGTTGGCCAAGATCATGGGTGAATTTACAGAGTCAGGAGATCAGTCTCCCAGTGTCAGCAACAAAGGGGACGACCTTCTGGCCATGATGGACGGTTTGTGA
- the oscp1b gene encoding protein OSCP1 isoform X1, whose translation MSSRTLPLLFINLGGEMLYILDQRLRAQNIPADKAKKVSTIPGWIEADRKRVMNDIITTMFNKKFLEELFKPQELYSKKALRTVFDRLAHASIMRLNQASMDKLYDLMTMAFKYQVLLCPRPKDILLVSFNHMDAIKDFVKDTPSILSQVDETYRQLIEMYTPLSSGEFQLIRQTLLIFFQDMHIRVSIFLKDKVQNSNGRFVLPTSGPVPHGTQVPGLIRMFSCTGEEFTRLKFNNGGNYTTALREGSFDIFGDRVTKLGTNMYSVSRPVETHMSGTSKNSAQHTKVSAAPNPLAKEELNLLARLMGGLEVQKPGNADTGFRISLFATDEEEEEALISRPDELSYGVINIQATKDQQANAELAKIMGEFTESGDQSPSVSNKGDDLLAMMDGL comes from the exons ATGTCTTCAAGGACTCTGCCGCTGCTTTTCATTAATCTCGGCGGGGAAATGTTGTACATCCTAGACCAGCGTCTCCGAGCTCAGAATATCCCTGCTGACAAAGCTAAGAAAG TTTCCACAATACCTGGCTGGATAGAGGCGGACAGAAAGAGAG TTATGAATGACATCATCACCACCATGTTTAACAAAAAGTTCCTGGAGGAGCTTTTTAAGCCACAGGAGCTTTATTCCAAGAAGGCCCTACGGACCGTGTTTGACAGGTTGGCCCACGCATCCATAATGAGACTCAATCAAGCTAGTATGGACAAG CTCTATGACTTGATGACCATGGCTTTTAAGTATCAGGTGCTTCTCTGTCCACGACCTAAGGACATCCTCCTTGTGTCCTTCAACCACATGGATGCAATCAAAGACTTTGTGAAAGATACTCCCAGCATTCTCAGCCAGGTTGATGAGACTTACCGACAGCTGATAGAG ATGTATACGCCTTTGTCCAGTGGTGAATTCCAGCTGATTAGACAAACTCTTCTTATCTTCTTTCAAGACATGCATATAAGG GTATCTATTTTCCTCAAGGACAAAGTGCAGAATTCAAATGGCCGCTTTGTTCTTCCCACCAGTGGTCCTGTGCCCCATGGCACTCAAGTCCCTGGCTTGATAAG GATGTTCAGCTGTACAGGTGAGGAATTCACCAGGCTGAAGTTCAATAATGGAGGGAACTATACCACTGCACTCCGTGAAGGATCTTTTGACATCTTTGGTGATAGAGTCACAAAACTGGGCACAAACAT GTACAGTGTAAGTCGCCCAGTGGAAACTCACATGTCTGGCACATCTAAAAATTCTGCTCAGCATACAAAG GTCAGCGCTGCTCCAAACCCTCTGGCCAAAGAGGAACTGAACCTGCTGGCCAGGTTAATGGGAGGGTTAGAAGTTCAGAAACCAGGAAACGCAGACACTGGCTTCCGAATTAGCCTCTTTGCTACTGACGAAGAAGAAGA AGAGGCATTAATATCAAGACCCGATGAGCTTTCATATGGAGTCATAAACATCCAAGCAACCAAG GACCAGCAAGCCAATGCAGAGTTGGCCAAGATCATGGGTGAATTTACAGAGTCAGGAGATCAGTCTCCCAGTGTCAGCAACAAAGGGGACGACCTTCTGGCCATGATGGACGGTTTGTGA
- the oscp1b gene encoding protein OSCP1 isoform X2, protein MSSRTLPLLFINLGGEMLYILDQRLRAQNIPADKAKKVMNDIITTMFNKKFLEELFKPQELYSKKALRTVFDRLAHASIMRLNQASMDKLYDLMTMAFKYQVLLCPRPKDILLVSFNHMDAIKDFVKDTPSILSQVDETYRQLIEMYTPLSSGEFQLIRQTLLIFFQDMHIRVSIFLKDKVQNSNGRFVLPTSGPVPHGTQVPGLIRMFSCTGEEFTRLKFNNGGNYTTALREGSFDIFGDRVTKLGTNMYSVSRPVETHMSGTSKNSAQHTKVSAAPNPLAKEELNLLARLMGGLEVQKPGNADTGFRISLFATDEEEEEALISRPDELSYGVINIQATKDQQANAELAKIMGEFTESGDQSPSVSNKGDDLLAMMDGL, encoded by the exons ATGTCTTCAAGGACTCTGCCGCTGCTTTTCATTAATCTCGGCGGGGAAATGTTGTACATCCTAGACCAGCGTCTCCGAGCTCAGAATATCCCTGCTGACAAAGCTAAGAAAG TTATGAATGACATCATCACCACCATGTTTAACAAAAAGTTCCTGGAGGAGCTTTTTAAGCCACAGGAGCTTTATTCCAAGAAGGCCCTACGGACCGTGTTTGACAGGTTGGCCCACGCATCCATAATGAGACTCAATCAAGCTAGTATGGACAAG CTCTATGACTTGATGACCATGGCTTTTAAGTATCAGGTGCTTCTCTGTCCACGACCTAAGGACATCCTCCTTGTGTCCTTCAACCACATGGATGCAATCAAAGACTTTGTGAAAGATACTCCCAGCATTCTCAGCCAGGTTGATGAGACTTACCGACAGCTGATAGAG ATGTATACGCCTTTGTCCAGTGGTGAATTCCAGCTGATTAGACAAACTCTTCTTATCTTCTTTCAAGACATGCATATAAGG GTATCTATTTTCCTCAAGGACAAAGTGCAGAATTCAAATGGCCGCTTTGTTCTTCCCACCAGTGGTCCTGTGCCCCATGGCACTCAAGTCCCTGGCTTGATAAG GATGTTCAGCTGTACAGGTGAGGAATTCACCAGGCTGAAGTTCAATAATGGAGGGAACTATACCACTGCACTCCGTGAAGGATCTTTTGACATCTTTGGTGATAGAGTCACAAAACTGGGCACAAACAT GTACAGTGTAAGTCGCCCAGTGGAAACTCACATGTCTGGCACATCTAAAAATTCTGCTCAGCATACAAAG GTCAGCGCTGCTCCAAACCCTCTGGCCAAAGAGGAACTGAACCTGCTGGCCAGGTTAATGGGAGGGTTAGAAGTTCAGAAACCAGGAAACGCAGACACTGGCTTCCGAATTAGCCTCTTTGCTACTGACGAAGAAGAAGA AGAGGCATTAATATCAAGACCCGATGAGCTTTCATATGGAGTCATAAACATCCAAGCAACCAAG GACCAGCAAGCCAATGCAGAGTTGGCCAAGATCATGGGTGAATTTACAGAGTCAGGAGATCAGTCTCCCAGTGTCAGCAACAAAGGGGACGACCTTCTGGCCATGATGGACGGTTTGTGA